The DNA segment ATTACGCATCTCGTTATTTGCCCTCATTTCTCGGTCGAAAGCGCACTCCCATTTTTCAATCACCTGATATCCTTGCCGGCGGAAACGCCATGTCGTTGTGATAGTTTGTTCGTAACGCGTTTCTGTCGTCGCGGTTAGCAGTTGAAAACTTTCTGTCACGATTCACTTGGAAGCAAGTAAGGCATCCGTGCCAGAAGCACCCGTGAAATTGGAGAACGAAACGCTGAGTTTCAGTCCCCAATTTTGTCTCGTAATATCCGTCTACGTGGCTACCGCCGATTAAACGCTCGCGACCTCGCCCGGCATGGTTTATGGGATGACCGAGCTCACGCTCCTTCCACACTAATCATTGTAAAGCTTTGCGCGATTGTCTATCGGCGTTTCTGTATCCGCCCGGAGGGATGACTCCTATTTCCCCCTCGCAAAGaaagttttttcgaaaaatttcatACACGTGGAAGCGATAGTCGTGCATTCTTCGAAAGGACATACACCGCCGcgctctaaaaatatattattttggaaAGCTACACAAGCACGTCGTAAAATATCTACGTCATTTCGACAATAACGTACGATCTCGCGCTGGAAGTCGaagatgacatttttatttgtcatttccgAATGCCATGCAAGAAATCGCTCGCGCTCATCAGGTTTCATTTGATCGGGAGAATAGAATCGAGCCTCGGGTAATGGACCGACATACGATTGATTCTCGACAGTGTTAAATAAATGCGGAAAAATGCCTTTATCTGTCGTATCCCTTAGACCGAAAGCTTTAGGTAGATCAGATAATCGCATAGGCATATAGTTAACGCTGTCGATGAATTTTGTATGACCGATCGTCATCACGATAATCTTCGTCCCGTTCAGAATTATCCGTGGCTTTTCCGTTATTAACGATTTTTcgattagatattttaaaataaattgcgcgtCAAACGCTTTTGCATTGTGAGCgatacaaataatacttttaaaatgttttgtcgGTCGTGTCACGAACTCTATAAACTGCTTTACCGGGtcgatattaaatacaaattcgcGCGTTCCGCACCAACGACATCGCACCGTCATGTCGACTATCGCCACGCAAGCAGCGCAAATTTGCTGTGCTACGCAGAGAGTCGGAACGTGTAACTTTACGTTCTCTCCTTCGTACGTCTCCTGCCGCGTTTCAAAATCGTAAAACACGAATGCGACAGCTCCCTTGACTTCATTGACGTTCTCACCCTCGAGGTCATTAACGTTTCTTTGTGCATTTTCACGTATCGCCGCAGCACTCGTACCCTCTCCAGGGTCATCAGCTTCGACTCTGCGTCGAAGAGATTGCATAAAACACAAATGATTCACTGGTTGCTGAGAATGACATATCCTACAATAGGCGCTATTACATTCGTGCCGCGAgcttgattttataaatcgtccacaattgttacaaattttaaccGAATGGCAAACAGTTGATTTTCCTTCATAAGATTTTTCGGTACGATGACGCTCGAAACATGAATTTCCGAAGAACGTACGATTACACGTATCGCACCTGACTTTCTCCGCGTCGTGATGTTCACACGAGGGTATAACGTAGCAGCGTGGGCATCTTTTAGAGCAACGATGCCCTCTGATGGGGCGATAACCAACGTTACACGCTACGCAATATCCACCTTGTGAACCCGCAGAggctattaaatttaaaatggtatTACAATGGCGTCTACCctcataatacataatatttaagcaATGAATCGGTTCGCGTCATAGTGAGGCGAGTATCGTACGCCCGTCGTAGATTAGGTTCCCCCCGCGTCCGAAATCTTTAAAACCGTAAACCATTGTTGCCAGATTTTCAGGCGAGATACCGTTGGAATTGCTGGATTTCGTAAATCCCACATCCCTCCTCCGGTATCACGATACCGGCGTTCATCGGTAATTTTAACGCTAAATCGCGTTGTAGCGAGGAACGTCGGAATCTCACGGCTTCCCACATTTCGTGACGCGGCCCCGTCCGAAGATTTCCACGTTCGCAATGGATTCGCGCGGCTACAAGTGAACGAGGAAAGCATAAATTATCGTCATTTACTATTTCCAATATCGATCGTTTGACGACATCCTCATGCGTCAATGGATTCGATACCCTTCCACGTCCCACCGGTACTCCGACATTGAAAACCCTGATGTTAAAAGTTTCCGTGACTTTAATTCCGCCGTTGCTTTGCGCTACCGAACTTACGAGTTCCCATATGTCCTTGTAAGTCAAGTCGCGCGCCGAACGAAACGACAATCCCGCCGATCCGAGCGTCAAACTTTCGGAATTGAAAGATAGTCCTACGTAATCCGTCGGTTCACTTGAGCTTATTGCGTACGCATGGATTTCGCGGAACGCGTTTTCTAGCCAACGCACGGTATTGGCACCCTGTGGCACTGGACGTATCGCGAAACTCGCCTCTCTCCCGAGTATAGCAAAATTCCTAAATCTACGCGCGTTTTCCGTCTGCAGCTctgtataattaaatctatCACCAGCCCGATGTTGTTGCCGCTgcgactgctgctgctgcgattGCGGGTCTTGCTCCCGTTGCTGAGAATGTTGCGACTGTGGTTGCTGTGACCGATGTTGCTGCTGTTGAGGCCTTTGGTCGGCTACATTCTCCGCAGCATTGTGGAGAAATTCTTCCCCACTAGCGTTTCCTCCAATTACAGCTTCAGCAAGTCCAGCGTCAGTTTGAACTgaaagatgaaatatttttattaatcattgctgtcttatattctgttttattttttcttttcttttttactaataCACAAAAACGCCgacaaaagatataatatactaaCTAACTCACCAAGTTACCCCGATATTTCCCCGCCCAGTGATATTAATTATGCTCTCCATGGTAAGGTATTGGCATAATGTAtatcatctaaaattattttgttttatattacttcagtagtatagtaaggcggattctaactcagggatctgaggggtggtgcgggggcagggggtaatttcacgacgcgtctttgccgtacttaccatgatgatgtcacgtggggggagcgggaggaacatttcacggcatgtatttgtcgtgctaaccacgccttgaagggagggggtgatgccacatgcctactcgctcgcacgccaatgttctttttgccgtgctaactgCGTTTTGGAGGGGATGTCACCTCTatttgtgcgggggcagggggaatttcacggcacgcgtctttgccgtactgaccgggatgatgtcacgtggggggagcgggacgaacatttcacggcatgtattttgtcgtgctaaccacgccttgaagggagggggaGATACCATCTCGCGGCGTTACCATAGATGATATCACTTAAGCACTGCGCTCTCACTTCTTCCCTGTATGCCTTCTTGCTCGCACGCCAACGCTCTCAATCATCGTCTTGGAGGTGGGATAATGTCACCTCGCGAAGCTAATCATAGCATAGGTGATAGAAGCGCACATgcgttttctttctcactccctcccatatattgcgctcatcTTTGGTACAGCGGTGATGCGGTGTAgcgatgcatcatcctccttccccccacacgcacgttttatcctcgctcgcttgctcatgctctcccacGGTTGATCTTATACTTTacacgccaatgttctcaatcgcacgcgttgtctacgtctaccatacgtctgtcgtacgtctaccgtacgtctatcgtacatcgaccatacgtctaccatacgtctattgtacatcgtacgtctatcatactactacattgtactacagacgttcgagtgtagtacgttagacgtttgataatagtatggttgacgatcatactactacattgtactactaacgtactacactcgaacgtcagtagtagtacgttagacgtttcataatagtatgatTGACGgagcaattttttatcttaccatgcagcttaaattttcgataacacaagagatacgttttatcaagaggtatgacAGTGTCTTACACCAAgtgaccgttgcatattaaacacttttttataacacgatcgcactattgaacgtgcatcatacgtctattgaaccgatatcaaacatctattagacgtctacgtctacgtctaccatacgtctgtcgtacgtctacTGTACGTCTATCGTATATCGaccatacgtctaccatacgtctattgtACATCGTAGTAcattagacgtttcataatagtatggttgacggttcaaccatactattatcaaacgtctaacgtctacgaattatttatgtattacagggaaagataaaaaaataaaccataaatacgtttatacatttttttattttaaagcatctttttgacattgtaaccaataattgtataatttaaatacattctgcatAGCACAATTCTTAATATGTTTTGCACATCGTATAGTGTTCGCtgtatccaaattatttaaagattcaatgtcttcgtaatcagcatccatggtctcgatgataacattatttcttacattgacATCAAGTACATTCTTCAACCATTCTCGTTTTTCATGGCCTTTAACGTATACGATAGCTtcatcatcatttttatcatatacagcTGTTGAAATCAGGTGCTTCGCTTTCGGATACTAAACTATTCCATCTTCCCATTGTAATCCATGGTGATAAGCAGTCAACCAAGaaacgcaagatctttcggattttgtCAATGCATTCCATGGCAtggaattcgtaaaaatgtaatgcgtgAGAATGTTTCCTTGTTTCAATACCGCTACttcctttacaataaatttttttccaatggtgAATCCTTGCAGATCCACAAATGTTGGTACAACCAtgacaagtaattttttgagactgtaccatatcacaaaatatcttggtattttattaaagatatttgctaacgctgcattttacatgattttgcgcacaacgtTAGACAATGGACAGTATTCAATTACACGATCATGTAAGATAAGGCAATAGGCGGTAGTGCTCGCTGGCATATTTTCTTTGCAATCAAATTCAATGCGCACGTCCACAGTAGCACTTTTGATGGACTCGTTTTGCCGCGAGCAATCAATCACTGTAAAAGGTCCTCTTTGCAGAAATGTGACCACGTTAAGCAGCGTATCGTAGCAATCACGTCCATAATAAGATTTACGAAAACGTTGGTACATGTCAAACAAGATGGAGTATCTAGATTTACGAAAGTCTAGATTCAAGTCATCGTACGGATAAAATTCAGAgttgagataaagtttcacATTGATCAAATTACAATCGTCAAAAATAGTAGCATCTTGAGACATGATATTCTTGCGACCGGTCTGTGGTGCAAAGATAACGAATCGAGGCTTTTCTAACTGTGTTGCAGTTTTAACAGCCCACGAATGTTTGGTTGTGCTCTGCAGCAAGGGGTACTCATACAGATCCCAGGAACGAAAACTCATACTTAGATATCGCCCGCTTTCCAAAGCTCGTAGTATGGACAATTTATTGACTTCATTTAACGTAACATGTGGCATTCGCCACTGTACTTTGAACAATTCAATTTCCGGTTCCGTCGTTCTATTCGTTCCCACAATagaattgttatcattgcgcgctcgtatcaaaattaattcatggcGTGCGTTAACAACCATGCGTTTGTAATCCTCGCAAAAGCCCAGCAGTAAATTTAGCGGcacgcaaaaattgaaataattttcccacAGAGTGGACGACATGTCCCATCCGGCATTCTGCATTATCATTcctttgtcaaacgtaagaGATACACAGTTCTTTAGAGTACTAGTGATTCCAACGTTTCTGTTGCGATCAATTTCCACCCCGTTGAtttcatatcgaatttcatcaaacatgaacgctacacagttatttccaagttttatttctgatgcatcatcgtcatcatcatcatttcttttttcttcactAATCTTCCTTCGACATAGAGAAAACTTTCGCACGGTAATGTGTATAAATCCTGTTGTTGTATAGGTATCCTTATTTCATCACTATATCCAAACGTAGTGTTAGCGTATGGATTATACGAGTGagtttcaatcttgacaatgctatcgtcaaagatcgggtcacctccaatgtttagaatatcagaCATCTCAGAAATTTTGTACGGTGAATCCCAGTGATCTCAAATATGCAACGTTTGATggagtaagtttctttttaccaaGCAATTAGATATTCTTGATTGCTGTCTTTTTGATTGTTGTGATCTTCTTGTTGCAAATTGTGTCTCGCTCTTGCTCATTCAGCACGAGCATCTCACGTTATCGTCTTCGTACGTGCAATCTAACAGTAATCTCCTCTCCGCGGAAATCAATTAATCGACCGTTTTGATCCACAATGCGAATAGTCAAGTCAGTAATGCTCCGTACGACGAtcggaaggtaaatgatctgtgcAGGCGTTTCCGAGATTTTATACCTGGGAGGAACACTCGGTGAAAATTCATGTATCGTATGCACGCACTTGTTGTTGCTATACGCACCAGCGGTCAGGTTACATTCTATGCaaataatgtttacattgattatatttataggtAAGTCTGATTCGTGCCATTGTCGAGGTTCAAGCATACGATTTGAGGAAAATCCCAACAGCGATCCAATTTTGTtggatttgctaaaatttattcgataagaGCACTTGATCTTGCTCTTCATAGTATTATTATTGGCGCGAATCATAATCTCGTTATCCTCGTCTTCATCGATCTCTTTATGAAGCAACTTCTTCCTAGTAACATCATTTGAGACATGAGATATAGCATGTCTCAGATACTTGTCAATGTCACGCAGTtcgtacgatccttcgggaATGATAACTTCCTTGTCGTCTttgtcatagtaaaatttgttatttgaggaATTTATATTAGGTATCGTATTGTAGGTTTCAAAGTCTGTCAGACCGAGCTCGTAATCACCATCGCTTAAATCTACAGCTGGAAAGTAGCTTACCGCGAGGACGTTACTTTTGTCGGTTAACGTAAACGTCAGTGATATGTTGTATACTCGTCAGTGACATGTTGTATACTGAGTTAAATAGCGAAATGTTGatctttaaattgattgtcaaccgACTGTAGAAAACGTAGGCATAGTTGACCACAGTTGCTTTGATTGTAACGTTGATAACGCGCGTGATTGTACTCGATACGTGTCACATCACTGTTAAAGTATCGCACCAATTCTTGTGGTGGTCGAAAATTAccaaaactgtcgaaatatataGCACGATTCCCCCTCTTTGCGTACGCCACCCAATGAGTACCCGGTCCTTCGACACTGTCCAAATTcatgataccgctctcgtttcggcgTGCTCCCCCCGTTGGTAATGAAGTACGCATAAAAATTCCTCGGAAATGTGGAATGCGCATACGTTTTGCTAGTTGAAGTAATTCAAGGTTTGTAGTAACACCTTTTGGCAATTTTAATGTttcatcgacatttttttttttttcttcttgatacTGCTCCGCCGCGCTTATACGGAGCGAGATAAACTCCATGACCTTCCATGACACGATTATGACGTTTTAATTCCTCCAGTTGACGCTGTGCCGCTTTGTTATCATTTACGGCCTTTGCTACTCCAGCCGCTCCTCCGACCAATGACCCGAGAACTCCCAACAATGGCAGGACGGGTAGGATACCACCACGTTTTGCTACCGGAAATATCCGCTTGCGCGTTgtgttcttctttttcttctttgatttcagaCCCATACCGATTTTCATCTTGGTTTTCATAGCCGCCCAAATTGCTGTCGCAGCAGCTTTCTCTACGAGACTTGAATCTCTCgctgtaatgcgtttccgtgctttcGAGGCGAGTATATTATCAGCCACGTGTCTTTTTGCAAGATCGTTGCGTCGAATAGGCTATATCATgcaagttcgaaatttttgagtaaaattgtttttttccgaatttctccaatatctctgtgttctgatagcccacagaagagttgtaacttttgtcacgaTGTATCGCATTGTTGAAGCGataaagggaagacttatatcagtcaaatttcgaaatatttaagtagaaattttttttgcgaatttctttaatatctctgtgttatgatagccccgaaaagagttctaacttttatcattatggatcaaagcgttaaagtgaaaaacgaaagtgttatatcaatcaaagtacgaaatttttgagtaaaatttttttgcgaatttctcaaatatctctgtgtttttatagcccccagaagagttctaacttttatcataatagatcgaatcgctaaagtgcaagacgaaagagttatatcagtcaaagttcgaaatttttgagtaaaatttgtttttttccgaatttctccaatatctctgtgttctgatagccaacagaagagttgtaacttttgtcacgatgtatcgaattgttgatgTGAAAAatggaagacatatatcagtcaaatttcaaaatttttgagtaaaattttttttctgattttctttaatatctctgttttccgatagcccccagaagagttttaacttttatcataatagatcgaatcgctaaaatgcaagacgaaagagttatattagtcaaagttcttaatttttgagtaaaatttttttttccgaatttcaccaatatctctgtgttctgatagcccacagaagagttgtaacttttgtcacgatgtatcgaattgttgaagcgaaaaagggaatacttatatcagtcaaatttcgaaatttttgagtagaaattttttttgcgaatttctttaatatctctgtgttctgatagccccgagaagagttctaacttttatcataatggatcaaatcgttaaagtgaaaaacgaaaaagttatatcaatcaaagtacgaaacctttgagtaaaatttttttgcgaatttctcaaatatctctgtgtttttatagcccccagaagagttctaacttttatcataatagatcgaatcgctaaagtgcaagacgaaagagttatatcagtcaaagttcgaaatttttttgtaaaattgtttttttccgaatttctccaatatctctgtgttctgatagcccacagaagagttgtaacctttatcacgatgtatcgcattgttgaagcgaaaaagggaagacttatatcagtcaaatttcgaaatttttgagtagaaattttttttgcgaatttctttaatatctctgtgttctgatagccccgagaagagttctaacttttatcataatggatcaaatcgttaaagtgaaaaacgaaaaagttatatcaatcaaagtacgaaatttttgagtaaaatttttttgcgaatttctcaaatatctctgtgtttttatagcccccagaagagttctaacttttatcataatagatcgaatcgctaaagtgcaagacgaaagagttatatcagtcaaagttcgaaatttttgagtaaaattggtttttttccgaatttctccaatatctctgtgttctgatagcccacagaagagttgtaacttttgtcacgatgtatcgaattgttgaagcgaaaaagggaagacttatatcagtcaaatttcgaaatttttgagtagaaattttttttgcgaatttctttattatctctgtgttctgatagccccgagaagagttcaaacttttatcataatggaacaaatcgttaaagtgaaaaacgaaaaagttatatcaatcaaagtacgaaatttttgagtaaaatttttttgcgaatttctcaaatatctctgtgtttttatagcccccagaagagttctaacttttatcataatagatcgaatcgctaaagtgcaagacgaaagagtaatatcagtcaaagttcgaaatttttgagtaaaattgtttttttccgaatttctccattatcactgtgttctgatagcccacagaagagttgtaacttttgtcacgatgtatcgaattgttgatgcgaaaaagggaagacttatatcagtcaaatttcgaaatattttagtagaaattttttttgcgaatttctttaatatctctgtgttctgatagccccgagaagagttctaacttttatcattatggatcaaatcgttaaagtgaaaaacgaaagagttatatcaatcaaagtacgaaatttttgagtaaaacttttttgcgaatttctcaaatatctctgtgtttttatagcccccagaagagttctaacttttatcataatagatcgaatcgctaaagtgcaagacgaaagagttatatcagtcaaagttcgaaatttttgagtaaaattggtttttttccgaatttctccaatatctctgtgttctgatagcccacagaagagttgtaacttttgtcacgatgtatcgaattgttgaagcgaaaaagggaagacttatatcagtcaaatttcgaaatttttgagtagaaattttttttgcgaatttctttaatatctctgtgttctgatagccccgagaagagttctaacttttatcataatggatcaaatcgttaaagtgaaaaacgaaaaagttatatcaatcaaagtacgaaatttttgagtaaaatttttttgcgaatttctcaaatgtctctgtgtttttatagcccccagaagagttctaacttttatcataatagatcgaatcgctaaagtgcaagacgaaagagttatatcagtcaaagttcgaaatttttttgtaaaattggtttttttccgaatttctccaatatctctgtgttctgatagcccacagaagtgttgtaacctttatcacgatgtatcgaatttttgatgtgaaaaatggaagacatatatcagtcaaatttcaaaatttttgagtaaaattttttttctgattttctttaatatctctgttttccgatagcccccagaagagttttaacttttatcataatagatcgaatcgctaaaatgcaagacgaaagagttatatcagtcaaagttcttaatttttgagtaaaattttttttttccgaatttcaccaatatctctgtgttctgatagcccacagaagagttgtaacttttgtcacgatgtatcgaattgttgaagcgaaaaagggaacacttatatcagtcaaatttcgaaatttttgagtagaaattttttttgcgaatttctttaatatctctgtgttatgatagccccgagaagagttctaacttttatcataatggatcaaatcgttaaagtgaaaaacgaaaaagttatatcaatcaaagtacgaaatttttgagtaaaatttttttgcgaatttctcaaatatctctgtgtttttatagcccccagaagagttctaacttttatcataacagatcgaatcgctaaagtgcaagacgaaagggtaatatcagtcaaagttcgaaatttttgagtaaaattgtttttttccgaatttctccaatatctctgtgttctgatagcccacagaagagttgtaacttttatcacgatgtatcgaatttttgatgtgaaaaaaggaagacatatcagtcaaatttcaaaatttttgagtaaaattttttttgtgaatttctttaatatctctgtgttctgatagccccgaaaagagttctaacttttatcattatggatcaaagcgttaaagtgaaaaacgaaagtgttatatcaatcaaagtacgaaatttttgagtaaaatttttttgcgaatttctcaaatatctctgtgtttttatagcccccagaagagttctaacttttatcataatagatcgaatcgctaaaatgcaagacgaaagagttatatcagtcaaagttcgaaatttttgagtaaaattggtttttttccgaatttctccaatatctctgtgttctgatagcccacagaagagttgtaacttttgtcacgatgtatcgaattgttgaagcgaaaaagggaagacttatatcagtcaaatttcgaaatttttgagtagaaattttttttgcgaatttctttaatatctctgtgttctgatagccccgagaagagttctaacttttatcataatggatcaaatcgttaaagtgaaaaacgaaaaagttatatcaatcaaagtacgaaatttttgagtaaaatttttttgcgaatttctcaaata comes from the Solenopsis invicta isolate M01_SB chromosome 14, UNIL_Sinv_3.0, whole genome shotgun sequence genome and includes:
- the LOC120359496 gene encoding uncharacterized protein LOC120359496 — protein: MFDEIRYEINGVEIDRNRNVGITSTLKNCVSLTFDKGMIMQNAGWDMSSTLWENYFNFCVPLNLLLGFCEDYKRMVVNARHELILIRARNDNNSIVGTNRTTEPEIELFKVQWRMPHVTLNEVNKLSILRALESGRYLSMSFRSWDLYEYPLLQSTTKHSWAVKTATQLEKPRFVIFAPQTGRKNIMSQDATIFDDCNLINVKLYLNSEFYPYDDLNLDFRKSRYSILFDMYQRFRKSYYGRDCYDTLLNVVTFLQRGPFTVIDCSRQNESIKSATVDVRIEFDCKENMPASTTAYCLILHDRVIEYCPLSNVVRKIILKKLLVMVVPTFVDLQGFTIGKKFIVKEVAVLKQGNILTHYIFTNSMPWNALTKSERSCVSWLTAYHHGLQWEDGIV